CATGCTTGTCTTGCTTGATCAATTGATTGAGATGCTTGATGAGTTACAACTGCCTTGAGTCCACAGGAAAGAGCATGCAAATCAGCAAGAACATCAGAGTTTCCATGTGAAAGTTGTTTAATACAGTTTTCAGTCATTTGACGAACAGTTGCAGCTGCCGTGTTAAAAGCAAAACAACGAGCAAGTCCCGGGAAAATACGATACTGTTGAGTTTGATAATCGAGAATTTGAACTTCTTGTGTTCCTGGCTTAATCTCTCCTTGTCTACGAACAGCTGAATATCGAATTGAAATAGCCATTGCCATTGCAAGATAATATGCTTGATGATAAATCATTTCAGATCTCATATATAACATTGTAGTATATCCGACTTTTGGATGAGATGGAGCCGTGTAGAGCCCTTCTTTTGATACTTTACTGTGCTTCATAAGCATATTGCGTCTTGGAATACGGTAGTTGTCAAAGGCCAAAAATCCGTTATCGACACAGTTCACTCCCATTTTAGTTCCAATATCTCCAACACGTACTCCAGACATTACAGAATAGGAATTACGGTCACGAATTGGGACGAAGAATGGATGAAGCCCATAGTTTTTGGTGTCAATAATCAAGTTTGCAACAAGGACGACATGTGTACAACTGGTTCCAAGACCTCCAGGccacctgaaaaaatatatctttTAAATCGGCATTGCTTTGATTTTGTTAAAGAAAAAGCGACAATAATTTTGTAGtcgcccaaaaaaatctttcttCAAGTTGTATATTTGTATTATGTCTTAATTATTTATACTAGaacattgcaaattttttggagttgaagagttttcaaaaatatgttgaaaCTTCTTTGTTTGGAAACTACGAAAcatttacacttttttttgtaatatttttcatagtCTACAGTAAACTAAAATATTCAACAAATTCTTGATAATAAATACTTCTACGATATCAACTACCTACCATTTTGTGGCCGTTGTAGTTGGCGTATGAATGATAAATTCTTCCGTTAGCTTATCGTAAGTGGCTGTAGTTTCGATGGCTCCGAGATTGGTTCCTGTAAACTTTTGATGACATTGCAATTCCTATTTAGCGTACtatgaacttttgattttaaatatagctgtaaaaaattgagttttcaaaatttctaatttcaaactAGGTTCTGAAAAAGATAGTttgcatttcaaattttctggtaCTTTGGTGTAGGTTCCCAAGTTTGACCCAAATCTTGCCAaactttcttccaaaatttcttGTATCATAAATCTAATATAAACAGCATCATAGATgaagttttgccaaagtcCTGCCCAACGCTTgttaccaaatttttgccaaattttaggcaaaaagTTGGCGCGAAATGCCGAGGATGTAGGTACAAAAAACTAGACACCAAGCGattggttaaaaaatatttttaaaatatttacatttGAACCCTGATTTGCTTGGCAATCATGATTACTTCGGAATTAGTTACTTGATTCTACCCgcttaaaataataaaaaatatatacaaattattttccacTTTCAACTTTCCCACTCCATTTCCTAAATATGTCTTATCAAAATAATCATTAATCATTCAACAAATTCTAGCCATATTTCACGTGTCACAGATTACTTGCGAAACATGCATTTTCGGTGATAAAATGTTGCAATACCCTTTTCCGGAGGGGGAGACCCCCGGTTCTTATCAGTAATTTATAAGCAGGTGTTCTGCAGAAACTCTTCTTTGAACAGTGTAGCATGATCGAACGGATTACTTCACTTACCGTGTCCGAGTTCCGTTTGGGCATAAGTTCCAATGATCTTGCCCTGAAGTGCATCCATCAGCCACCACTCCTGAAAGTGCAATTGATTAATAGTTTAATTCGATAAATGATGGGtttttcaatactttaaaGTATGTTTCAAagctttttcaaacattttccaaagtCATTTAACATACAGTTTGCTCATCGTCGGCTTGATTTTGAATAGTTGGCACAAACATCAAGTTATGAAGAGCCAATGGAAATCCTTCAATGCCCATTACATCTCGAATGATAACCAACATATCGAGATTATTGGTGAAATCAGCAAACTCGCCCACAGATTCCATGAggtttttcagctgaaattttaagaactagactattgtttaaaaattcggtGGAGATGCGCTtgtcaatgaaaaattttttgatgacgtATTAAGAATTAtagaattgccaaaaatagTTGAAAGACTCAACTATGTAAACATGAAGTACATATAACAATAGATTTTTTGGTGCTCTTAATAATAATTTGAGAATATCGAAAAAGCGtttcttcattcaaaaatagCTGGTTTTCCAGCCGAAGCAATTAGAAAATCGCTCAAAATTGCCAGACGATTGGAAATTTCTTACAAGttatcaaacaaattttccaacaattttaaatttttagacaatttttgagcgtttttcCATTTGTTTCATCTAAAATTTAAGCTATTATCaaataaagaaaacattttctatattCTTTCTACATTTAACTTGGCAATTGCCGTCGGCTTAAAATAAAGTGCCAATTTCTAACCTTCCTGCTGACATCCTCCATTCTCTCGGCTCTTGTCCTATGAGCACCTGGAAGAGCATCAAATAAATGCCACCGCTTGGTTACTTCATCTCTCAATTCTCGAATTCTTTTCAGTGCATCTTCTCCTCCATGGAACACGGCGGCAAGAGCATCAGTATCGAATGTTCTACAAATATCTCAAACTTTAATTAGTGACGTTTAGTTATGTACTATCAAATTTGATATTGTTTAAGCCATCCACgtcattttcattgaattaaTCGTAAATAAACTTGACGactgataaaattgaaaaataaaaaagttattaccATTGAAATGACgagttctaattttttgaaccagGTTTGCTAAAATAAATAGGAAAAACCATAATTTGCAGAGTAAAGAATGATATGGTTAATTAccgaattgagaaaaaaacaaaagtggtGAAACTTCGAATTGGAAATTATGGGAATTTCCTCGAAACTGCGAGCAAAAAGGCAAAGTGGCAAGTGCAGCTTGGCACTCATCCTTTGAgacagtttttgagcaacGTCTCTAAGCTTCAACTCTCATAAAATTAGATTTCAgaaagttaaaatattttgctacatttctacataaatattcaataaaaattttggctcaaCAATAAGAAAAGGAGATTTATGGAGCCTCGAAAATCTCAGGTTGAAATGATGacattatgaaatttaaaatttaatagtaACATTAggaattattttcagcaaatataATCCCTTTAaggatattttttaaaagttacgCTTTAAATCTTTCATCAGTCAAATCTTGATTGTCTCCATCTTGAATCAACTTATTCAGCGGCATCTCTTTTTTCTGTAACACGAATAAACTGATTAGTGTGTTTCAAACTGGAAAGTGAATGAAGACAAAAAGAAGATAGCGATAAATCATGCTCTCTTCTATCAGTATTTATAGAGCGGAAAACCCATCGAGAGAATTGGAAAACCCGGAGATGAACAGAGCACAATGAGAATGGAAGGAGGTGACGTAGTTGGGTATAGAGAGTTGGAAACAGCATTAGAGATGAGAAGAACATGGGAATaggaaacatgaaaaatgtggtcaaagattaaaaaattagacgTCCATGAAATACAGTTTATTCCTATTTGCACACTACATCGTGTTGCGTTATTTTTGAATGactgatttttaataatttcttgAACTGTAGtccctgaaatttttataaaataaaacaattggagctctgaaaaattccaaccTGTTAAACTATGGTAGATAGTATTATATATCTACTCTAATTttctttctttgaaattttatgggtGACAACTGCCGCTCGGCTTAattattttcgacaaattcaaattgccaaaaatttccaatttccgaaaatattgaaaaagaattttcataacaaaaaacacttacaactctatttttataaatatattttatcaaatttcctTACTTTTTTTCGGTTCTCCTAGGACCGgtaatttctagaaatatgAGGCGTTGCATTTGTAGTTTgaagattaaaattttaaaaattttgaaatttccaaaatatttcaaaactagaatttaccgaaaatgctcaattttgtCCGTACTTTGTAATTTGTGTTGTACTCTAACCCGCATTGAGCAggattaatttaaaatttccatcgACAAGTGTactatattgaaaaaaattgatatatatgtttttcttactatatatttttattttctgcttCCTCATTAATATTTCTATTTCTTAATCAATTTCAGTTAGTAaagatttattcaaattaatGAAGCATACTGGGTGCAGCAATAAGAGTAATACAAATGGCGATAAAGAATCCAGAAAGTACAAGGGACACCCAAAAAGAAACAGTATAAAATCGTGATGGTTTGGATCCACGGAATAAAATGAATGTGAACAGAATTCCGGCGACAAGGCCTCCAAGATGACCATACATTGAcacctggaaaaattaaacgaTGACACGGAATCTTTTCAgatttataaatatatatatatatataaaccCCTAAttaggggtttttttttttggaaaattgacatttGGTGGCTTTGCTCTAAAATATGAACCTAATTTGGAAGTTGGCTGGGCATGGCTtaaatgaattcaaattttgccttACAAAGGTACCTTCTATTGTTAAGCACCTAACAAATGTTTACTCTAAGAAGCTTAAAGAATTGATACTTCCTATTATTCCGTCTCTTCTTCTGCCTTATCTATGAATCACTCCAAAAGttgcaaacaaaaattctTATAATTCTCAAATCGAAACTTTTTGCGAAATACGTGAGTTCTAGAACTAATTCCCCATAGTGTAGTACCCCGGAATTCGGAACAAGCTTTGTTCCGTTTTCTGCGTTTTTCGGATTTATCATTTCCTTTTCGAGTATGACATTGATTTATCTATTCAGTTTTGTGAGAACATTTTGTTATcaaagttttctattttcaaaagatgAACTATGCATCATACTCACCATCACTTTACTTTGAAAGGTTATATCTCTGTTCATTTCGAAGTTATCAATAAATAATCAACTACAAATcgatagaaaaagaaataataaatatgttgtcagttgacagtttttgtataaaacaaacgacaactgagatatgagctgtcaaagttgaacaattaAATGCAACACTAATTATTGTAAttctaactttaaatttaCGATATTGGATATtaagtatttattttatttccgCGTATTTTAGTTTCATAcagttaaaaaaagtttacttcaaaaactcactacatcgtttaatgaaatttgaaatttagaaacaaaGTTTCAAACCATaaactttcaagtttaaaTCACATGTAGTTCTTACTTTATCAATTCTGGGAGCAAAGAATCGTTGATAAACTGCCAAAACGTAGTCAAGTGCCGCAAAAACAATAAGAATTGGCAATCGACATGTTGCATTCTCCAtctctttaaaatttgttgcAATTGTTGTAATGTGTGATGCAATGAGAGAAAACGAGCCCGCTGCTCCTCCACAAAGGAATACAGTTGGATCAAGAGCCAGGGATAGAATTGAACCTAAAATAGACATTATTCGAAATGGTAGGCAgttccatttttcattaaaaagtttcacaaaACAATAATGTCttgaacttttaatttttggcaatttcaatagttttttgtatttgaccCAATATTGATAATAGGCAAACTgtccttttttattttatgccttcatttaaaaaaaacctggaaaaCCTACCAAAAAGTACACccataaaatacaaaatataaattctcCATCGATGAACCAACTCTAATGGAACTCCAATTGCCAACTGAATGAGAATGTTGAAAATGATGtgaaaaattctgtaatttttctgtgaaCTTTACTACATTTTTGACGATAATTCTACAGCTTCTTAATGGTCtttgtcagaaatttaaaaacttttaaaaactagacTTACCCAACATTGATTAGACAATAAGTGAAAAGTCTCCAAAGCTCTGGTAAATGATATTGAGAAACAATAAGTGGAGACATCGTAGGAATTGGACCAGAAAGCCAAACACCTTCAGATGAATCGACAACGTAATAGAGATAGAAAGCGAGTTGAACGATAGAgagaaatattagaaaaataggTGGTGGAACACATTTATAGCGTTGAAGTTCACTGAATACGTGAATTCTTTGATTCTTTGGGGTTACTGTCAGAGCCGCTCTGAAGAGATATTCCCGTAGACGATATCCTTTGCATTTGCTCATCTGTAAAGGGCAAGGTTAGGAggcggttttttttgttgctaaaaCCTACCAAATAACAGAAATCAGCAAAATCGACAGGTTTTCCTTCACGCATCTCCAAGTACAAGGACATCTTTTGGAGTTCGTAATGATCAAATCCAAATGAATATGTACTATCACGAATTGTCTTTTGCATTTCTTCGCATTGAATAAGACCATCGTGATCGGTGTCGAACTGTTAAAGATAAAGTGAATCATTgtaaaaacaggaaaaaaaggccaaaaatttctagaGGATTCTTGATCAAGACATGTTTCACTTGAAATTCAGCccaaactgataagaaaataaatctgaaactcTAAAAACTCACAGCTCTAAAAATCCTGATCCAAGAAGAAGCTTCAATATCATTAACAGGAGCAGATTCTCTCCATTTATCATCCATTTTAAGACTTCCTATTCTTATAATATGAATATATCGTTGTTCTTCgtcttcgtcttcttttttacCGTTTGAATGAAATGAcgaattctgaaagaacatgaTGAATCAGATTGGTTAGTTACCTGATCATATTGCCACGTCTGATGTTTATTGGATTAAAAACAGGTAGCACTCGAAACAtaaaatggaggaaaaaagTGCGTTGTGCCAACGCAGTTTCGAAACGGTTTTCCAAATCGATCCAATCGCATAATTGAGATTTTGCGGGTGCGTGCGCGGGATTAACCGACAAAACAGTCTCACCGGTTATGGTTGAGGTTTTTGGTGGTTTTAAAaagaatcgaaaaacgaaGCAGTAgtaatatacatttttgatgaGAACGTAAGAGAcgaaaaagaaggaaagagAAAGCTACATAAGTATCCAAGCAACGGAATAAATATATACTCACCATTGCAACAAACGAGTACAGAAAGAGACGATAACAATTGAAATGCTCATCTAAAAGACGAACACTTCGTAATTTTGATTTATAGACAAAAAGAGAGGAGGAGAATGTTCAAAACATTTGTAATCGCTTGAAAACAATGCGTAGAGAGCatgacatttttcgaattttttccaaatattttttaaaaatgtttttaacttcctctattagttttgcagtctagatttattttcaattggaTGCAGTAGTTCGCGGCAATAGCGTCCCggattttctacaaaaagaGCCAGTGGAGCCTGacatttttcattggaatttattgataaatttagaaaaaatatttttcttataTGAAAACAACcttattttaatttggaacaactttttaaaaattaatatctgacatcaaactaacttttttttaaatccccGTAGctattttattgcaaattttgtgttctttcagaatttgaaaactaaattttaaaaagtttcatatccgctgagttcaagcagaaaaagtggaTATTCAATCATACATTTTAGTgcacaatttgaaattgattaaaccgaccatttatatgcaaaattagtagtttttccgattttcaaaaattaatatctggcttcaaactaacttttttgaaaatccccgtagccattttgttgcaaattttgtgttctctcagaatttaaaaactaaattttaaaaagtttcaaatccgctgagttcaagcagaaaaagtggaTATTCAATCATACATTTTAGTgcataatttgaaattgattaaaccgaccatttatatgcaaaattagtagtttttccgattttcaaaaattaatatctggcttcaaactaacttttttgaaaatccccgtagccattttgttgcaaattttgtgttctttcagaatttaaaaaccaaattttaaaaagtttcatatccgctgagttcaagcagaaaaagtggaTATTCAGTCATACATTTTAGtgcataattttaaattgattaaaCCAAGTATTCAATGATTACTCTTATTcataattaatttgtttttaatttcgaacGTCTTAATTTTTATGCTTGTACACATTAGCTTCGAATTTATAGATATCACAATCAGAATTATTTCCACAAATTCGAACCACATTTCTGATCGATCCGTCGTCATCGTATCCATTGTTTTTTCCACAGTTCGTTGCAAACATAAAAGAAGGTTCGGTAAAGGGAAAAAGTGAAGCTGTAAAAATTGATGTGCACACATTAAACTGAAAGTATAAAAATGCGATGAGCATATTGCTGTATTCTGATTTA
The nucleotide sequence above comes from Caenorhabditis elegans chromosome III. Encoded proteins:
- the acox-1.5 gene encoding putative acyl-coenzyme A oxidase acox-1.5 (Confirmed by transcript evidence) — its product is MPLNKLIQDGDNQDLTDERFKATFDTDALAAVFHGGEDALKRIRELRDEVTKRWHLFDALPGAHRTRAERMEDVSRKLKNLMESVGEFADFTNNLDMLVIIRDVMGIEGFPLALHNLMFVPTIQNQADDEQTEWWLMDALQGKIIGTYAQTELGHGTNLGAIETTATYDKLTEEFIIHTPTTTATKWWPGGLGTSCTHVVLVANLIIDTKNYGLHPFFVPIRDRNSYSVMSGVRVGDIGTKMGVNCVDNGFLAFDNYRIPRRNMLMKHSKVSKEGLYTAPSHPKVGYTTMLYMRSEMIYHQAYYLAMAMAISIRYSAVRRQGEIKPGTQEVQILDYQTQQYRIFPGLARCFAFNTAAATVRQMTENCIKQLSHGNSDVLADLHALSCGLKAVVTHQASQSIDQARQACGGHGYSDASYLPTLYTCSVGACTYEGENMVMLLQLSKYLMKAAAKAEKGEEMAPLVAYLVKPDITETNDKFAKMLSHFEHIARHRVMHAYRQMIEEEKQGIERDYAFANHSVDWTKAARAHTKLFIARGFVKSVQEVSDEAVHDVLTTLAELYLSYELIEMSADLTANGYLSESDVQQIRHQIYDSMRKTRRNAVSIVDSFDICDRELRSVLGRRDGHVYENLYKWAQMSPLNERNLPHVEKYLKPMTSKL
- the rom-2 gene encoding Inactive rhomboid-related protein 2 (Confirmed by transcript evidence) gives rise to the protein MDDKWRESAPVNDIEASSWIRIFRAFDTDHDGLIQCEEMQKTIRDSTYSFGFDHYELQKMSLYLEMREGKPVDFADFCYLMSKCKGYRLREYLFRAALTVTPKNQRIHVFSELQRYKCVPPPIFLIFLSIVQLAFYLYYVVDSSEGVWLSGPIPTMSPLIVSQYHLPELWRLFTYCLINVGIFHIIFNILIQLAIGVPLELVHRWRIYILYFMGVLFGSILSLALDPTVFLCGGAAGSFSLIASHITTIATNFKEMENATCRLPILIVFAALDYVLAVYQRFFAPRIDKVSMYGHLGGLVAGILFTFILFRGSKPSRFYTVSFWVSLVLSGFFIAICITLIAAPSMLH